The Mastomys coucha isolate ucsf_1 unplaced genomic scaffold, UCSF_Mcou_1 pScaffold14, whole genome shotgun sequence genome window below encodes:
- the Rragd gene encoding ras-related GTP-binding protein D isoform X2 — protein sequence MQNSPASPWRSFPVESNHPVRRDPGLLDFSDPFSTEVKPRILLMGLRRSGKSSIQKVVFHKMSPSETLFLESTNRICREDVSNSSFVNFQIWDFPGQIDFFDPTFDYEMIFRGTGALIFVIDSQDDYMEALARLHLTVTRAYKVNTDINFEVFIHKVDGLSDDHKIETQRDIHQRANDDLADAGLEKIHLSFYLTSIYDHSIFEAFSKVVQKLIPQLPTLENLLNIFISNSGIEKAFLFDVVSKIYIATDSTPVDMQTYELCCDMIDVVIDISCIYGLKEDGAGAPYDKDSTAIIKLNNTTVLYLKEVTKFLALVCFVREESFERKGLIDYNFHCFRKAIHEVFEVRMKMVKSRKAQSRLPKKTGATPNGTPRVLL from the exons TTCTGGACTTCAGCGACCCCTTCAGTACTGAGGTGAAGCCCAGAATCCTGCTCATGGGTCTCAGGAGGAGCGGCAAGTCGTCCATACAGAAAGTTGTCTTTCACAAAATGTCCCCGAGTGAGACGCTGTTCCTGGAGAGCACCAACAGGATCTGCCGGGAAGATGTCTCCAACAGCTCCTTTGTCAACTTCCAGATCTGGGACTTCCCAGGGCAGATTGACTTTTTTGATCCTACATTTGACTATGAGATGATCTTCCGGGGCACAGGAGCACTGATCTTTGTCATCGACTCCCAG GATGACTATATGGAAGCGCTGGCCAGGCTCCATCTCACAGTGACCAGGGCCTACAAGGTGAACACTGATATCAACTTCGAGGTGTTTATTCATAAAGTAGATGGTCTGTCAGATGATCACAAAATTGAAACCCAAAGAGACATTCACCAGAGGGCAAACGATGACCTTGCCGATGCTGGATTAGAAAAAATTCACCTGAG CTTTTACCTGACAAGCATATATGATCATTCAATATTTGAAGCCTTTAGTAAAGTGGTTCAGAAACTGATCCCACAGCTCCCGACGCTGGAGAATCTGCTGAACATCTTTATCTCA aATTCTGGAATTGAGAAAGCATTTCTGTTTGACGTGGTCAGTAAGATTTATATTGCAACTGACAGCACGCCGGTGGACATGCAGACGTACGAGCTCTGCTGTGACATGATTGATGTGGTGATTGACATCTCTTGCATTTATGG TCTCAAAGAAGATGGAGCAGGCGCCCCGTATGACAAGGACTCGACAGCCATTATAAAGCTGAATAATACAACAGTTCTTTATTTAAAAGAGGTCACAAAGTTCTTGGCACTCGTTTGCTTTGTCAGAGAGGAAAGCTTTGAAAGAAAAG GGCTTATTGACTACAATTTCCACTGCTTCCGAAAGGCCATCCATGAAGTCTTTGAGGTGAGGATGAAGATGGTGAAATCTCGAAAGGCCCAGAGTCGGCTACCCAAGAAGACAGGAGCCACTCCCAATGGGACCCCTAGAGTGCTGTTGTAG